Proteins encoded by one window of Candidatus Zixiibacteriota bacterium:
- a CDS encoding HAMP domain-containing sensor histidine kinase, producing the protein MPPEPKTSSTTSDLYIGKSTLFKTFLMLGVAFISALFIWYSFRLIEDLKEDTRAQVERYAKLFELAINSPTSGEELQFIFDEIIIKATFPIIVLDKDNNPIQWRNVPELDDSDTTRATIERLNSMAAEMRHDNRVFPIFYGTLQINSLCYGDPAIIGKLKLMPFVEVAVVLAFMIVGIIGFQNIRRSEERLIWVGMAKETAHQLGTPISSLLGWLELMNKENRSELSPEQIESLLDNTVENMNIDVDRLQRVANRFGKIGSIPKLQECDLNELIRETAEYYRRRLPFEGKGTQIDFRPGLIGMVMLNPELFGWVLENLVKNGLQAVDPKSGRIFLETAMTQDKKGVQINIIDNGGGISTAASRKIFRPGFSTKKRSWGMGLTLVKRIVEEYHVGRVRLARSRPGETVFEIILPNSGEIKE; encoded by the coding sequence ATGCCCCCCGAACCGAAGACTTCTTCGACTACTTCAGACCTCTACATAGGGAAATCGACTCTCTTCAAGACTTTTCTCATGCTTGGAGTCGCCTTTATTTCCGCATTGTTTATATGGTATTCTTTTCGGCTCATCGAAGATCTCAAAGAAGATACCCGGGCTCAAGTCGAGCGATATGCCAAACTGTTCGAGCTTGCTATCAATTCGCCGACCTCGGGCGAAGAGTTGCAGTTTATTTTTGATGAAATAATTATCAAGGCGACATTTCCTATCATCGTCCTGGATAAAGACAACAATCCCATCCAATGGCGAAACGTTCCGGAACTGGACGACAGCGACACCACCCGTGCGACAATCGAACGACTTAACTCCATGGCCGCCGAGATGCGCCACGATAATCGTGTATTTCCCATCTTCTACGGCACCCTGCAGATAAACTCTCTCTGTTATGGCGATCCGGCTATTATTGGCAAACTCAAGCTCATGCCGTTTGTTGAGGTCGCCGTGGTTTTGGCGTTCATGATAGTAGGCATAATCGGATTTCAGAATATTCGTCGGAGCGAAGAGCGTCTTATCTGGGTTGGAATGGCCAAGGAAACGGCTCACCAACTCGGCACACCCATCTCCTCACTGCTTGGCTGGCTTGAGCTTATGAATAAGGAGAACCGTTCCGAGCTATCGCCGGAACAGATTGAATCATTGCTTGATAATACGGTCGAAAATATGAACATTGATGTCGACCGGCTTCAACGAGTTGCCAATCGATTCGGTAAAATCGGCTCCATACCGAAACTGCAGGAGTGTGATCTAAATGAGCTAATTCGTGAAACGGCCGAATATTATCGCAGGCGGCTCCCCTTTGAAGGGAAAGGGACACAAATTGATTTCAGGCCGGGTCTAATAGGCATGGTTATGCTGAACCCTGAGCTTTTTGGCTGGGTTTTAGAGAACTTGGTAAAGAACGGACTTCAGGCCGTGGACCCTAAAAGCGGGCGGATTTTTCTTGAAACTGCCATGACACAGGACAAAAAGGGTGTACAAATAAATATAATCGACAACGGGGGCGGGATATCGACTGCGGCATCGCGGAAGATTTTCCGACCCGGGTTTTCGACAAAAAAACGCAGCTGGGGAATGGGACTGACACTCGTCAAACGCATCGTGGAAGAGTATCATGTCGGACGTGTCAGACTTGCGCGTTCTCGACCCGGCGAAACTGTATTTGAAATCATTCTCCCGAATTCGGGCGAAATAAAGGAATAG
- the murC gene encoding UDP-N-acetylmuramate--L-alanine ligase has translation MKIETAPHTTLKPFACDTLMFGKIKKLYFVGIGGAGMSGIAEILHNLGYTVSGSDSMPSEVTEYLAKLGLTVYADHRSANVSDVDVVVISSAVGENNPEVIEARRRGIPVIKRAEMLGELMRLKFSIGIAGTHGKTTTTSMIGRILREARLNPTLIVGGIVAELGTGATLGSGDYLVAEADEYDRSFLAMFPSMAVVLNVEADHLDCYRDLDDLKEAFLTYINRVPFYGSAIISADDPALGAIRSRISRPHKSFGFSVDADFHAVDIKIESERSTFSVYQGGDLLGEIILRVPGRHNIANALAATATAVELGVSFPTIADALRGFTGVGRRFERIGEVKNVLVIDDYAHHPTEIHATLSTAKETLGRRVIAVFQPHLYSRTRDFAADFARQLAIADKTILTDIYPARELPIPGVTSELIRDEAKKLGLGDFVCVGTKENAITEIARIVRPGDAILIIGAGSITHIKHPVLEKLREIL, from the coding sequence TTGAAAATTGAAACAGCCCCACACACGACACTCAAACCCTTTGCTTGTGATACACTTATGTTCGGCAAGATAAAGAAACTCTACTTCGTGGGAATTGGCGGAGCCGGTATGTCAGGTATCGCCGAGATTTTGCACAACCTCGGATACACCGTTTCCGGATCTGACAGCATGCCGAGTGAAGTAACCGAATATCTTGCAAAGCTTGGCTTAACTGTCTATGCCGACCATCGTTCCGCTAATGTGAGCGATGTCGATGTCGTGGTCATTTCGTCCGCCGTCGGCGAGAACAATCCCGAAGTGATCGAGGCCCGTCGACGCGGCATTCCTGTTATCAAAAGGGCTGAAATGCTCGGCGAACTGATGCGACTTAAATTCTCCATCGGAATCGCAGGCACACACGGGAAGACAACAACAACATCGATGATAGGCCGTATCCTTCGCGAAGCCCGCCTCAATCCAACTCTCATTGTGGGCGGAATTGTGGCTGAACTTGGCACTGGCGCAACATTAGGTTCGGGCGACTATCTTGTCGCCGAAGCCGATGAATACGATCGCTCGTTTCTGGCAATGTTTCCTTCGATGGCCGTAGTCCTGAATGTCGAAGCCGATCATCTGGATTGCTATCGCGACCTCGACGACCTTAAAGAAGCCTTTTTGACATATATCAACCGCGTCCCATTTTACGGCTCGGCAATTATCTCCGCCGACGATCCGGCTCTGGGGGCTATCAGGTCGCGGATAAGCCGCCCGCACAAGTCATTTGGATTTTCAGTTGATGCCGATTTCCACGCGGTCGATATAAAAATTGAATCAGAGCGAAGTACATTCTCGGTCTACCAGGGTGGTGATTTGCTTGGTGAGATAATTCTCCGAGTTCCCGGGCGACATAACATTGCCAATGCTTTAGCGGCGACCGCGACAGCGGTGGAACTTGGCGTATCATTTCCGACAATTGCCGATGCCTTGCGCGGATTTACCGGGGTAGGACGGCGTTTTGAGCGAATAGGCGAAGTAAAAAATGTGCTGGTGATAGATGATTATGCCCATCACCCCACAGAAATTCATGCCACTCTCAGTACGGCAAAAGAAACTTTGGGCAGGCGGGTTATCGCTGTCTTTCAGCCGCACCTGTATAGCCGCACAAGAGATTTCGCGGCTGATTTTGCCCGGCAGCTTGCCATCGCCGACAAGACAATTTTGACTGATATCTACCCGGCGCGTGAACTGCCGATTCCGGGAGTGACATCGGAACTTATCCGTGACGAAGCCAAAAAGCTGGGACTTGGTGATTTTGTCTGTGTCGGGACAAAAGAAAACGCCATAACAGAAATCGCGCGAATTGTAAGGCCGGGCGATGCTATTTTAATAATCGGCGCCGGTTCAATTACTCACATCAAACACCCCGTGTTGGAGAAACTCCGCGAGATACTCTAA
- the murG gene encoding undecaprenyldiphospho-muramoylpentapeptide beta-N-acetylglucosaminyltransferase encodes MNPTNRPLKLIFAGGGTGGHLYPAIAIADRIKEMLQGHQSVDILFVGTKRGIEYRIKDNLGYPLHLINVRGLVRSLTLKNLLVPFLFIGALIKAGALMKQFSPDIVIGTGGYVSLPVLRAAVSKKIKTVIQEQNSFPGIATRQLAAHAECVYLGFAEAKSMLSDSSHTVFTGNPVRSTISQGDRADAIKAFKLDPQKKTILILGGSQGARAINNAILHSSKTHAINNNYQLLWQTGKRDYSDVVATAGEAVGIHALFPFENRMPLVYAAADLVIARAGALTLAELEACELPAILIPYPYAAGDHQRKNAIAFVERGCAEVIEESELECDDLLSRAVALLESDRAQKMKAALHLSNQNRRPAVDLIAEDILSRIETTSRRQVVTGGAN; translated from the coding sequence ATGAACCCTACCAATCGTCCACTCAAATTGATTTTTGCCGGAGGAGGCACCGGCGGCCATCTTTATCCTGCGATAGCTATAGCTGATCGCATAAAGGAAATGCTCCAAGGTCATCAATCGGTCGACATTCTTTTTGTCGGGACAAAACGCGGGATCGAATATCGCATCAAAGACAATCTCGGCTACCCACTGCATCTCATCAATGTTCGCGGCTTGGTGCGGTCGCTCACCCTAAAGAATCTGCTCGTTCCGTTCCTCTTTATCGGAGCCTTGATCAAAGCGGGAGCGCTCATGAAACAGTTTTCTCCAGATATCGTCATCGGCACCGGGGGATATGTCTCCCTCCCTGTTCTTAGAGCGGCTGTTTCAAAAAAAATCAAGACTGTCATTCAGGAACAAAATTCGTTCCCGGGTATAGCCACCCGTCAGCTTGCCGCTCATGCCGAGTGCGTCTATTTGGGATTTGCCGAAGCCAAAAGCATGCTTTCAGATTCGTCACACACCGTCTTCACAGGCAATCCCGTACGCAGCACGATTTCTCAGGGGGACCGAGCCGATGCAATCAAAGCATTCAAGCTGGATCCACAGAAGAAGACAATCCTTATTCTCGGCGGCTCACAGGGGGCCCGAGCTATCAACAACGCAATTTTACACAGTTCAAAAACTCATGCTATTAACAACAACTATCAGTTGTTGTGGCAAACTGGAAAAAGGGACTACTCGGATGTAGTCGCCACTGCGGGTGAAGCCGTTGGGATTCACGCCCTTTTCCCATTTGAAAACCGTATGCCGCTCGTCTATGCCGCGGCTGATCTAGTTATCGCTCGCGCCGGAGCGCTCACACTGGCCGAGCTCGAGGCCTGCGAACTGCCGGCCATTCTCATCCCGTACCCCTATGCGGCAGGCGACCATCAGAGGAAGAACGCGATTGCGTTCGTGGAACGAGGATGCGCTGAGGTTATCGAAGAATCCGAGCTTGAGTGTGATGATCTGCTCAGCCGCGCTGTTGCTTTACTCGAATCAGATCGCGCTCAGAAAATGAAAGCGGCACTACATCTGAGCAATCAAAATAGACGTCCTGCGGTCGATCTTATAGCCGAGGATATTTTGTCACGAATCGAAACTACGTCACGTCGACAGGTTGTAACCGGAGGAGCGAATTGA
- a CDS encoding response regulator: MAVAQDKGRILWVDDEIDALKPHIIFLEGKGFEVKGVMSGDDAIKAVRDELFDLVLLDEMMPGKDGLTTLEEIKEIRPHLPVVMVTKSEEESLMEQAIGQKIDDYIVKPVVPSQVLSVIKRRLESKKIIGSSSMRRYITEINRFNQRMYGAMEPEEWHEAARTIAQWNLDLDESNDQGLKETHEGTSKEWNVEFTKYIESQYPRWLQSNKRPLLSSDIVSTYVVPELKKKKKVLFVVVDCMRLDQWMLVEPLLADFYNIQRNYYFSMLPTATPFARNALFAGIFPDDIHRQYPDNYAVQDEGSLNRFEDRFLIDNLARNGLRYDRQLRYHKIFNNTEGEELAKRVADLFDSPVVALVFNFLDILAHGRSNNVILKEIAGTESAFRTLMRTWFVHSPLFAILKSFAARDFTIVLTSDHGSVLCRRGTMAHGRRSTSTNLRYKYGDNLNSDPKDSILVKKPEQWRLPSFTLATTYIIAKEDFYFVYPNNYNEMVRQFQNSFQHGGISLEEMVVPVAVMTPK; this comes from the coding sequence ATGGCCGTTGCACAAGACAAGGGAAGAATTCTCTGGGTGGATGATGAAATAGACGCACTGAAACCGCACATTATCTTTCTCGAAGGCAAAGGATTCGAAGTCAAAGGCGTAATGTCCGGCGATGACGCTATCAAAGCTGTCCGCGATGAACTCTTTGACCTCGTATTGCTCGATGAAATGATGCCCGGAAAAGACGGCCTTACCACCCTCGAGGAAATCAAAGAGATTCGCCCGCACCTGCCCGTTGTCATGGTAACAAAATCGGAAGAAGAGAGCTTGATGGAGCAGGCGATAGGACAAAAGATCGACGACTATATCGTCAAACCGGTTGTGCCCTCTCAGGTCCTCTCTGTCATCAAACGAAGACTCGAGTCCAAAAAAATTATAGGCTCGTCATCAATGCGACGCTACATCACAGAAATAAATCGCTTCAATCAGCGCATGTATGGCGCAATGGAGCCGGAAGAGTGGCACGAAGCCGCTCGCACCATCGCCCAGTGGAATCTCGACCTCGATGAAAGCAATGATCAAGGTCTCAAGGAGACCCACGAGGGAACATCGAAAGAGTGGAATGTCGAGTTCACAAAATATATAGAAAGCCAGTATCCGCGCTGGCTCCAAAGCAACAAGCGGCCGCTCTTGTCATCGGATATCGTCAGCACATATGTTGTGCCTGAACTGAAGAAAAAAAAGAAGGTGCTCTTTGTTGTTGTCGATTGCATGCGTCTCGACCAGTGGATGCTTGTCGAACCACTGCTTGCAGACTTCTATAATATCCAGCGCAATTATTATTTCTCAATGCTTCCGACTGCCACACCCTTTGCCCGCAACGCCCTTTTTGCCGGTATTTTCCCCGATGATATCCACCGCCAGTATCCGGATAACTATGCCGTGCAGGACGAAGGATCGCTCAATCGCTTCGAGGATAGATTTCTCATAGACAATCTCGCTCGCAATGGACTCCGCTATGATCGACAACTGCGCTACCATAAAATATTCAACAATACCGAAGGCGAAGAGCTTGCAAAACGAGTCGCTGATCTCTTCGACAGCCCGGTTGTCGCGCTGGTCTTTAACTTTCTGGATATATTGGCGCATGGCCGCTCAAATAATGTTATTCTAAAAGAAATTGCCGGAACCGAATCGGCCTTCCGTACCCTCATGCGAACATGGTTTGTACATTCTCCACTCTTTGCAATTTTGAAATCTTTCGCCGCACGGGACTTTACCATTGTGCTGACATCCGACCATGGCTCCGTACTATGCCGGAGAGGGACGATGGCGCATGGACGCCGTTCGACCTCCACCAATCTTCGCTATAAATACGGCGACAATCTGAACTCTGATCCCAAGGATTCCATTCTTGTGAAAAAACCCGAGCAGTGGCGTCTGCCATCGTTTACCTTGGCGACGACCTATATCATCGCAAAAGAAGACTTTTATTTTGTTTACCCTAATAACTACAATGAGATGGTCAGGCAGTTTCAGAATTCGTTCCAGCATGGCGGCATCTCGCTCGAAGAGATGGTTGTTCCGGTTGCTGTCATGACTCCCAAGTGA
- the rpmB gene encoding 50S ribosomal protein L28, whose product MPRMCELCGKKTTFGHNVSHAHNLTSRRWLPNLQEVRAYINGVPKRIRVCTSCLKAGKVIKNSNAKRTKSAAA is encoded by the coding sequence ATGCCAAGAATGTGTGAATTATGCGGTAAGAAGACGACTTTCGGTCATAATGTCTCTCACGCTCATAACCTGACCAGCCGCCGTTGGTTGCCGAACCTACAGGAAGTTCGCGCCTATATAAACGGTGTACCGAAACGAATTCGTGTCTGTACCTCGTGCCTCAAAGCGGGTAAGGTTATCAAGAATTCGAACGCCAAGCGCACAAAATCTGCCGCGGCTTAG
- the tsaE gene encoding tRNA (adenosine(37)-N6)-threonylcarbamoyltransferase complex ATPase subunit type 1 TsaE, which yields MKALEIISHSESETKSLAQKLAATFPEGEVLVLRGALGSGKTTFVKGLAIARGIEEATVSSPTYTVVNEYPSERPIFHFDLYRINDPTELYEIGWDDYIGRTGLTVVEWGEKAQDKLPSQYYLIDFSIVGETERKIVITRIGS from the coding sequence ATGAAAGCACTGGAGATTATCTCTCATTCTGAGAGCGAGACCAAATCACTTGCCCAAAAACTCGCGGCTACATTTCCCGAAGGGGAAGTTCTGGTGCTGAGAGGCGCACTCGGCTCAGGCAAGACAACATTTGTCAAAGGGCTTGCGATAGCTCGCGGAATCGAAGAAGCGACGGTCAGTTCCCCCACCTATACTGTTGTGAACGAATATCCTTCCGAGCGTCCTATCTTCCATTTCGACCTCTACAGAATTAATGACCCGACTGAACTATATGAAATCGGCTGGGACGACTATATCGGCCGGACCGGCTTGACTGTTGTCGAATGGGGCGAAAAGGCGCAGGACAAACTTCCAAGTCAATACTATCTTATCGATTTCTCAATTGTGGGCGAGACCGAACGAAAAATAGTCATCACCCGGATTGGGTCATGA
- the ftsZ gene encoding cell division protein FtsZ: MAVQKHQFNFAADYVGYASIKVSGVGGGGGNAINRMIASGLKGVEFIAINTDAQVLDQSMAEKRIQIGRDTTNGLGAGANPEIGRLAMEESRQEVREAIGKPNLVFITAGMGGGTGTGAAPVVAEIAKASGALTVAIVTKPFRFEGKKRIDRAGAGLAELKSKVDTLIIIPNERLLEIVDRKTTLSDAFATADDVLHQATKGISDLITIPGLINCDFADVRTVMLEMGEAIMGTGAGEGDEKAVDAARLAISSPLLEKVSISGAQGVLINVTGGEDMTLFDVNTATSLIYEAAGADANIIFGAVIDPNMNNQMRVTVIATGLGADDKPAIIAAVDTKSKDGASAKAITLFPTEAMTVGNFTTSDVQMPAEVKNDQSGETAAVASHENGGYNRLNGNGNRHRHRVPIFAEDDRTIPAYIRRLDDNNR, translated from the coding sequence ATGGCGGTTCAAAAACATCAATTCAATTTCGCAGCCGATTATGTCGGCTATGCCAGCATCAAAGTCAGCGGCGTTGGCGGAGGCGGAGGGAACGCAATCAATCGCATGATTGCATCGGGATTAAAAGGGGTGGAGTTTATAGCGATCAACACCGACGCCCAGGTACTTGATCAGAGTATGGCCGAGAAGCGCATTCAGATCGGCCGCGACACAACCAACGGACTTGGCGCCGGAGCAAATCCTGAAATCGGACGGCTCGCAATGGAAGAAAGCCGCCAGGAAGTCCGCGAAGCGATTGGCAAACCAAACCTTGTATTCATCACTGCCGGTATGGGTGGCGGAACAGGAACAGGAGCCGCGCCGGTAGTTGCTGAAATTGCTAAAGCATCAGGCGCGCTGACTGTCGCTATTGTGACAAAACCATTCCGATTTGAAGGAAAGAAAAGAATTGACCGCGCCGGCGCAGGATTGGCTGAACTGAAGTCAAAAGTGGATACCCTGATAATAATCCCCAACGAACGTCTGCTTGAGATTGTTGACAGGAAGACCACATTGTCTGACGCCTTCGCGACAGCCGACGATGTTCTGCATCAGGCTACAAAAGGTATCTCGGATCTTATCACAATCCCCGGTCTTATCAATTGCGACTTTGCCGATGTACGCACAGTCATGCTTGAGATGGGCGAAGCTATCATGGGCACCGGAGCGGGCGAAGGAGACGAAAAGGCAGTAGATGCCGCCCGTTTGGCAATAAGCTCACCGTTGCTTGAGAAAGTGTCCATTAGCGGCGCGCAGGGTGTCCTTATTAATGTTACCGGCGGTGAGGATATGACCCTCTTTGATGTCAACACTGCGACATCACTGATTTATGAAGCCGCAGGCGCTGATGCCAATATCATTTTTGGGGCCGTTATCGATCCCAATATGAACAACCAAATGCGGGTGACGGTAATAGCGACCGGGCTGGGAGCCGATGACAAACCGGCTATTATTGCCGCGGTCGATACAAAGTCAAAGGATGGCGCTTCTGCCAAGGCCATTACACTTTTCCCAACCGAGGCCATGACTGTGGGTAACTTCACAACGTCGGATGTACAAATGCCTGCAGAAGTCAAAAATGATCAGTCGGGGGAGACAGCCGCAGTTGCCAGCCACGAAAATGGCGGTTATAACCGTCTGAATGGAAACGGCAACCGCCACCGCCACCGCGTTCCGATATTCGCCGAGGATGACCGCACAATCCCTGCCTATATCAGAAGATTGGATGACAACAACCGATAA
- the serS gene encoding serine--tRNA ligase has product MLDLKIIRENPELVKQGVLRKNSNCDIDQILAIDVKRRGILTKADQLKAERNRVSAEIAKKKKAGETTDADVAAMRHVGDDITALDTELRDIEELLQSTLSWVPNLPHVSVPEGGEAANVIVRNWGEPAPTTFKVLPHWEIGEKLGILDLAGAAKITGSGFYVLKGMGAKLQRALINYMLDLHSADGFTEVNVPHIVNADTMYGTGQLPKLADDMYKTEGDNLYLIPTAEVPVTNLYKQEIINADQLPIRMVAYTPCFRREAGSAGKDTRGMIRVHQFDKVELVKIVRPENSYDELETLVAQAEKILQGLKLPYRVLLLASGDLSFAAAKCYDLELWCAGVEKYLEISSVSNFEDFQSRRMKCRFRDENKEIHHPHTLNGSGVALARLIPAILENYQNGDGTITIPEVLRPYMQGAERIS; this is encoded by the coding sequence ATGCTTGATTTAAAAATTATCCGTGAAAATCCCGAACTTGTCAAACAAGGTGTTCTCCGCAAAAACAGCAATTGCGATATAGACCAAATCCTGGCGATCGACGTCAAACGGCGCGGCATCCTCACCAAGGCCGACCAGCTCAAAGCCGAGCGCAATCGCGTTTCTGCAGAAATTGCCAAAAAGAAGAAGGCTGGCGAAACCACCGATGCCGATGTCGCAGCCATGCGGCACGTCGGCGACGACATAACCGCTCTTGACACAGAACTTCGGGACATCGAAGAACTCCTGCAGTCAACTCTTAGCTGGGTACCCAATTTGCCCCATGTGTCGGTCCCCGAAGGCGGCGAGGCCGCGAATGTCATTGTCCGCAATTGGGGTGAACCCGCCCCGACCACCTTCAAAGTACTTCCTCATTGGGAAATTGGCGAAAAACTCGGGATTCTCGATCTCGCCGGAGCGGCAAAAATCACCGGCTCGGGATTTTATGTCCTCAAAGGGATGGGGGCAAAACTCCAGCGTGCCCTTATCAATTATATGCTCGATCTGCATTCCGCCGATGGCTTTACCGAGGTCAATGTCCCGCATATTGTCAATGCTGACACCATGTACGGAACTGGCCAACTGCCAAAACTCGCCGATGATATGTACAAAACCGAAGGGGATAATCTCTACCTGATTCCTACAGCCGAGGTCCCAGTCACCAATCTCTATAAGCAGGAAATAATCAACGCCGACCAACTGCCCATCCGTATGGTTGCGTACACTCCCTGTTTCCGACGTGAAGCCGGCTCGGCTGGCAAAGACACCCGAGGAATGATCCGGGTGCATCAATTCGACAAGGTCGAACTGGTCAAAATTGTTCGTCCAGAAAACTCCTACGACGAACTTGAAACACTGGTCGCGCAGGCAGAGAAGATTTTGCAAGGCCTCAAACTTCCCTATCGTGTTCTGTTGCTCGCATCAGGGGATCTCTCATTCGCCGCCGCCAAATGCTATGACCTTGAACTCTGGTGTGCAGGAGTCGAGAAGTATTTGGAAATCTCCTCGGTTTCCAATTTTGAAGACTTCCAGAGCCGACGGATGAAATGCCGATTCCGCGATGAAAATAAAGAGATTCATCACCCCCATACACTCAACGGCTCAGGTGTGGCGTTGGCGCGCCTTATTCCTGCTATTTTGGAAAACTACCAGAATGGGGATGGAACTATCACTATCCCCGAGGTCCTTCGACCGTATATGCAGGGGGCGGAAAGAATTTCCTGA
- the tsaB gene encoding tRNA (adenosine(37)-N6)-threonylcarbamoyltransferase complex dimerization subunit type 1 TsaB: MNHFDEKYQNVLAIDSSGQKLKLALSFGSDRSVQSTAEDERTHGQVIMKKIQELLESSGLDRTAINALAVSIGPGSFTGLRIGLAAAKGIAVALDIPIVAVSVFEIAAMKTRSITDRLWAIVKITRDEFIMAPMSKGKAEMLSIQVVKLPDLASSIGTELAIGIGFSLKDVLSDHQICPGFDELDNNASELLYLGREKLETEDFADIASIQPLYIQKSSAEIRYEQRQQRQ, from the coding sequence ATGAATCATTTCGACGAAAAATATCAAAACGTCCTCGCCATTGACAGTTCGGGCCAAAAACTCAAACTCGCCCTGAGTTTTGGAAGCGACCGCTCGGTGCAGTCAACTGCCGAAGACGAGCGGACACATGGCCAGGTAATCATGAAAAAAATTCAGGAACTGCTTGAATCAAGCGGGTTGGATAGAACAGCCATCAACGCCCTCGCTGTCTCAATTGGACCCGGCTCTTTTACGGGTTTGAGAATCGGCCTTGCCGCTGCCAAAGGGATCGCAGTCGCCCTCGATATTCCGATTGTTGCCGTAAGTGTTTTTGAGATTGCCGCAATGAAGACTCGTTCCATCACCGACCGGCTCTGGGCAATTGTGAAAATAACCCGCGATGAGTTTATTATGGCACCGATGTCCAAGGGCAAGGCCGAGATGCTCTCCATTCAGGTCGTGAAATTGCCTGACTTAGCCTCATCTATTGGAACCGAGCTGGCCATAGGAATCGGGTTTTCTTTGAAAGATGTGTTATCGGATCATCAAATCTGCCCCGGTTTCGATGAACTCGACAATAACGCATCCGAGTTGCTCTATCTTGGGCGGGAAAAACTCGAAACAGAAGACTTCGCCGATATCGCTTCGATTCAGCCGCTTTATATACAAAAATCATCTGCGGAAATTCGCTATGAACAGCGCCAGCAAAGACAATGA
- the ftsA gene encoding cell division protein FtsA: MAGESMVAALDIGTSKIVCIIGERDSCGGIFVIGHGHAPVDGLKRGMVVDMDKTVKSIRKAIDDAQLVSGTEIDRVTVGIAGEHIRSIDSHGVVAIGRSDHEITSLDMTRAIEAARTIAIPVDREIIHVIPQDYSVDDQTNIKDPVGMSGVRLEVQAHIVTASVTSAKNIFRALERSRLGIDHMVLESLALSEFVLTERETETGSVSVDIGGEITDVSLFYDNAIRHTAVIPVGGRHVTNDIAIGLKMTIDQAEELKIAHGAALASLVDPADMIHIPGIAGRSMRELSRNVLASICEPRMEEILALVGREIKKEARNKSLTGGLVLTGGGSLLPGTLELAEQMFSMPVRRGVIRGIEHTPDELNSVRYATVHALMQYGFKHEAKDQHRGSMKSWIRKMENWITKQF, encoded by the coding sequence ATGGCCGGTGAGAGCATGGTTGCCGCACTCGATATCGGCACATCAAAAATTGTCTGCATAATCGGAGAGCGAGACTCGTGCGGCGGCATCTTTGTTATTGGACACGGCCATGCTCCGGTCGACGGTCTCAAACGCGGTATGGTAGTGGATATGGATAAGACAGTGAAATCAATTCGAAAAGCAATCGACGATGCCCAGCTTGTCTCTGGCACCGAGATCGACCGTGTGACCGTCGGTATCGCCGGAGAACATATCCGTTCCATAGACAGCCACGGGGTGGTTGCAATTGGACGAAGCGATCATGAGATCACAAGCCTTGATATGACACGGGCAATTGAAGCCGCACGTACCATTGCTATCCCGGTAGACCGTGAGATTATCCATGTAATTCCGCAGGATTACTCAGTCGACGATCAGACGAATATCAAAGACCCGGTCGGAATGTCTGGTGTCCGGCTTGAAGTCCAAGCCCATATCGTCACCGCTTCTGTGACATCGGCCAAGAATATTTTTCGCGCTCTTGAGCGAAGTCGACTTGGGATTGATCACATGGTTTTGGAATCTCTGGCGCTCTCAGAGTTTGTGCTGACCGAACGCGAGACCGAAACCGGCAGTGTGTCAGTAGATATCGGCGGAGAGATTACCGATGTCTCGCTTTTTTATGACAATGCCATTCGCCACACAGCCGTCATACCTGTCGGCGGGAGACATGTCACCAATGATATTGCAATCGGGCTCAAAATGACGATTGATCAGGCTGAAGAACTAAAAATCGCTCATGGCGCCGCGCTGGCTTCGCTCGTCGATCCTGCTGATATGATTCATATCCCAGGCATCGCGGGACGGTCAATGCGGGAGCTTTCCCGAAATGTACTTGCCTCAATATGTGAACCGCGAATGGAAGAAATTCTTGCCCTTGTCGGGCGGGAGATAAAGAAGGAAGCTCGCAACAAGTCCCTCACTGGTGGATTGGTTCTTACCGGCGGAGGGTCGCTTCTGCCTGGGACACTTGAACTGGCCGAGCAAATGTTCTCCATGCCGGTTCGACGCGGCGTAATACGCGGTATAGAGCATACACCGGATGAGTTGAATTCGGTGCGTTATGCCACCGTCCATGCTCTGATGCAGTATGGATTTAAACACGAAGCAAAAGACCAGCATCGAGGTAGTATGAAATCTTGGATTAGAAAAATGGAAAATTGGATCACTAAACAGTTTTAA